A part of Micromonospora chersina genomic DNA contains:
- a CDS encoding ArsR/SmtB family transcription factor: MDGDEPRTLTDPRELRALSHPVRLALMEALGAGPLTATQAGELIGESPTTCSFHLRQLARYGFVEEAGGGRGRARPWRLTRRGWSAPARPEDPDWTRASQALDRVLLDRYVQRLRRFVDDAPTYPPEWYQAATGQQHLFHLTADELAEFVAAYRELVAGFTARFDARRTGSDARPAGALPVELLFFGYPVRAPEVSDVDPTTAG; encoded by the coding sequence ATGGACGGCGACGAACCCCGCACCCTCACCGACCCCCGGGAACTCCGCGCGCTCAGTCACCCCGTACGGCTCGCCCTCATGGAGGCGCTCGGGGCCGGCCCGTTGACCGCCACCCAGGCCGGCGAGCTGATCGGGGAGAGCCCGACCACCTGCTCCTTCCACCTGCGTCAGCTGGCCCGCTACGGGTTCGTGGAGGAGGCCGGCGGTGGCCGCGGCCGGGCCCGGCCCTGGCGGCTGACCCGGCGCGGCTGGTCCGCTCCGGCCCGCCCCGAGGACCCCGACTGGACCCGAGCGTCCCAGGCGCTCGACCGGGTCCTGCTCGACCGGTACGTCCAGCGGCTGCGCCGGTTCGTCGACGACGCCCCCACCTATCCACCCGAGTGGTACCAGGCGGCCACCGGGCAGCAGCACCTCTTCCACCTCACCGCTGACGAACTGGCCGAGTTCGTGGCCGCCTACCGCGAGCTGGTCGCCGGGTTCACCGCCCGGTTCGACGCCAGACGCACCGGGTCCGACGCCCGCCCGGCCGGGGCGCTCCCGGTCGAGTTGCTCTTCTTCGGCTACCCCGTCCGAGCGCCGGAGGTGTCGGATGTCGACCCGACGACTGCTGGCTGA